The proteins below are encoded in one region of Sander lucioperca isolate FBNREF2018 chromosome 11, SLUC_FBN_1.2, whole genome shotgun sequence:
- the LOC116054887 gene encoding interferon-induced protein with tetratricopeptide repeats 1-like isoform X2: MMSQTTLESKLEALQCHFTWDQETSRPILLRRRANLDDIGTEGGNSWLGHIYNLRGFVQYKLGFTKDAQSFFNKAAEAFRKIRNADEGPWLVVNYGNLAWLHHHLGDQAESQAYLSKVDTLMNKYPSPSQDQLHPEIYAEKAWTLMTFSTDKTLAVDYFQRAIRMQPDMVEWNSSYVLGLTDAFKYSDTGLEADLLKKLRMANKQDPENLYLAVLYLQQCAKKGERIEDEARELARKVLRNPVSSYSGIRPLLGVYVNHVSIDEAIDLAEEALEKHPDERYLKKCLAHCYKWKLFKSRSSESPDQGLIDRAISLHEEVISLYPHSSFVKKINLAKIYATSNDSQDKAEQIYQELLERDLEPADKHMLYSIYAKHVFFNQQNREGSLRYHMKVAEIPLKSIYRETSITTLKKHKNRSPMCREIEKFLANLQEP, from the coding sequence TCAAACAACACTGGAGTCCAAACTGGAGGCCCTGCAGTGCCACTTCACCTGGGATCAGGAGACCAGCAGGCCCATACTTTTACGTCGCAGGGCCAACCTGGATGACATCGGCACCGAGGGGGGAAACAGCTGGCTGGGTCACATTTACAACCTGCGGGGGTTCGTTCAGTACAAGCTGGGGTTCACCAAAGACGCCCAGAGTTTCTTCAACAAGGCTGCAGAGGCCTTCAGGAAGATAAGAAACGCAGATGAGGGTCCCTGGTTGGTGGTGAACTACGGGAACCTGGCGTGGCTGCACCACCACCTGGGAGACCAAGCAGAGAGTCAGGCTTACCTGTCAAAGGTCGACACCCTGATGAATAAATACCCATCTCCATCCCAGGACCAGCTCCATCCAGAGATCTACGCTGAGAAAGCCTGGACCCTGATGACTTTCAGCACTGACAAAACGTTGGCTGTAGATTATTTCCAGAGAGCCATCAGGATGCAGCCGGACATGGTGGAGTGGAACAGCAGCTACGTCTTAGGGTTAACGGATGCTTTTAAGTACAGCGACACAGGGCTGGAGGCTGACCTTCTGAAGAAATTGAGAATGGCCAACAAACAGGATCCAGAGAACTTGTACCTCGCTGTTCTCTACCTTCAGCAATGTgcaaagaaaggagagagaatcGAAGATGAAGCACGTGAGTTAGCCAGAAAGGTTTTGAGAAATCCTGTCAGCAGCTACAGTGGTATTAGACCATTACTAGGGGTTTACGTAAACCATGTATCTATTGATGAAGCCATTGATTTGGCAGAGGAGGCTCTGGAAAAACATCCAGATGAGCGTTATCTGAAGAAATGTCTCGCACACTGCTACAAATGGAAGCTCTTCAAATCAAGATCTTCAGAAAGCCCAGATCAAGGCTTGATAGACAGAGCAATCAGTCTCCATGAGGAGGTGATTTCTCTTTACCCTCATTCTTCATTTGTGAAGAAAATAAACCTCGCAAAGATATACGCAACATCAAATGACAGCCAGGATAAAGCTGAGCAGATATACCAGGAACTGCTAGAAAGAGATCTGGAACCTGCAGACAAACATATGCTTTACAGCATCTATGCAAAACATGTATTCTTTAATCAACAAAACAGAGAAGGGTCACTACGATATCACATGAAGGTGGCAGAGATACCGCTAAAATCCATCTATCGGGAGACCAGCATCACAACCCTGAAGAAGCACAAAAACAGGAGCCCAATGTGTAGAGAAATAGAGAAGTTTCTGGCAAACCTACAAGAGCCGTAG
- the LOC116054887 gene encoding interferon-induced protein with tetratricopeptide repeats 1-like isoform X1, producing MMSAAQSQTTLESKLEALQCHFTWDQETSRPILLRRRANLDDIGTEGGNSWLGHIYNLRGFVQYKLGFTKDAQSFFNKAAEAFRKIRNADEGPWLVVNYGNLAWLHHHLGDQAESQAYLSKVDTLMNKYPSPSQDQLHPEIYAEKAWTLMTFSTDKTLAVDYFQRAIRMQPDMVEWNSSYVLGLTDAFKYSDTGLEADLLKKLRMANKQDPENLYLAVLYLQQCAKKGERIEDEARELARKVLRNPVSSYSGIRPLLGVYVNHVSIDEAIDLAEEALEKHPDERYLKKCLAHCYKWKLFKSRSSESPDQGLIDRAISLHEEVISLYPHSSFVKKINLAKIYATSNDSQDKAEQIYQELLERDLEPADKHMLYSIYAKHVFFNQQNREGSLRYHMKVAEIPLKSIYRETSITTLKKHKNRSPMCREIEKFLANLQEP from the coding sequence TGCTGCTCAGAGTCAAACAACACTGGAGTCCAAACTGGAGGCCCTGCAGTGCCACTTCACCTGGGATCAGGAGACCAGCAGGCCCATACTTTTACGTCGCAGGGCCAACCTGGATGACATCGGCACCGAGGGGGGAAACAGCTGGCTGGGTCACATTTACAACCTGCGGGGGTTCGTTCAGTACAAGCTGGGGTTCACCAAAGACGCCCAGAGTTTCTTCAACAAGGCTGCAGAGGCCTTCAGGAAGATAAGAAACGCAGATGAGGGTCCCTGGTTGGTGGTGAACTACGGGAACCTGGCGTGGCTGCACCACCACCTGGGAGACCAAGCAGAGAGTCAGGCTTACCTGTCAAAGGTCGACACCCTGATGAATAAATACCCATCTCCATCCCAGGACCAGCTCCATCCAGAGATCTACGCTGAGAAAGCCTGGACCCTGATGACTTTCAGCACTGACAAAACGTTGGCTGTAGATTATTTCCAGAGAGCCATCAGGATGCAGCCGGACATGGTGGAGTGGAACAGCAGCTACGTCTTAGGGTTAACGGATGCTTTTAAGTACAGCGACACAGGGCTGGAGGCTGACCTTCTGAAGAAATTGAGAATGGCCAACAAACAGGATCCAGAGAACTTGTACCTCGCTGTTCTCTACCTTCAGCAATGTgcaaagaaaggagagagaatcGAAGATGAAGCACGTGAGTTAGCCAGAAAGGTTTTGAGAAATCCTGTCAGCAGCTACAGTGGTATTAGACCATTACTAGGGGTTTACGTAAACCATGTATCTATTGATGAAGCCATTGATTTGGCAGAGGAGGCTCTGGAAAAACATCCAGATGAGCGTTATCTGAAGAAATGTCTCGCACACTGCTACAAATGGAAGCTCTTCAAATCAAGATCTTCAGAAAGCCCAGATCAAGGCTTGATAGACAGAGCAATCAGTCTCCATGAGGAGGTGATTTCTCTTTACCCTCATTCTTCATTTGTGAAGAAAATAAACCTCGCAAAGATATACGCAACATCAAATGACAGCCAGGATAAAGCTGAGCAGATATACCAGGAACTGCTAGAAAGAGATCTGGAACCTGCAGACAAACATATGCTTTACAGCATCTATGCAAAACATGTATTCTTTAATCAACAAAACAGAGAAGGGTCACTACGATATCACATGAAGGTGGCAGAGATACCGCTAAAATCCATCTATCGGGAGACCAGCATCACAACCCTGAAGAAGCACAAAAACAGGAGCCCAATGTGTAGAGAAATAGAGAAGTTTCTGGCAAACCTACAAGAGCCGTAG